A single window of Cataglyphis hispanica isolate Lineage 1 chromosome 2, ULB_Chis1_1.0, whole genome shotgun sequence DNA harbors:
- the LOC126858740 gene encoding UHRF1-binding protein 1 isoform X2, translating into MVSIIKNQLLKHLSRFTKNLSADKINLSTFKGEGELTNLELDEIVLTDLLELPSWLKLTNAWCNKVSFRIQWTKLKSVPIFLSLDEVHIDVETCEDLRSMFSPQGISSYAGPTKYSFIHKVIDGITVAVNTVLVTFKSPAFIASVQMNRIMVESKSATWQRCDLRTTRVKDPDRGQLLIFKELEWQTVRIEAQSTKDKNLTPLRLLTNQARCRITIKKRISDCFVMGSRLVIILDDLLWVLTDSQLKAALHFLDSLGGLIEKATILERKTKAARKLEVLPEYQAQISQQSRTKNQYNSAISKIFTRYDVVETSYHFLSQRIDLHLCDDAGGGRSLHPDLKDGGALQISLVKFQIDYYPYHLAMADRKHWAKYKENATPHSQWLQQSLSSFRSQFMDLIDSGRTQHSPLTRSQGNVTASGMKGSGEHLEKNNQPQNPNVTTSEQKKSQHPSGNPVKNYVLEQLAKLMTTCIIIRIDDFTLYKVTTTSRNPIPKEFITGDRDRFSLPEDVTILHAEFTYYYYPGDITFPLPPPKFYVQLNPIQINFDVCSCLWFNSFALNLHHSLMGKNKQLSSSRLIYFDVKIEAILPRIVFESQQEYPNQKDRPKSLHIQTSRASITNVRSMERSSRADLAQCLNAFQMGQMFFGAEFPSKSGDFHVVTDKFLAYCGGTDNIRQIPPNFSSNSVNELLRQLSRELLWTEAKDVWCCNFEPVWGDFFGARAVGQNRPVPFLDAFPLTLWCHFTASSPSTAEKSLGADIHGLAYISNLVSVQINHYQYLFLLRLSEILSEMATYLAVDSNKILKIESGGSLIIGALIPQVEVTFVMPSHTPGKENSGGDLESVVPDSSSIADDLIGSSTAWHMGNVSARVDFSAKRMNTSNDVETPQSEASSMLSMDYSHSVATSQPVVTFKQNGTKKGDQESSANPAMWCIPESSGSQFTVGGTSDEKKHAVEATHNKHSKSDSISNTPFIPNNFNVNLSSMKKGFSNLMTSIDSALKASPEDGSSDTMSMRSDVSSDSENYVLVNLQDQGKIDAVFGINSTIRITAVEEATEVIEETPDTQSEKSMDSVCKRKDIVSMVTFKLSKVEFLQQSCGYSSVIKVQVSNIDNDECSSIPWDEFQTKFSSRSRGWVELPSDSDCRSRIKLRLDHNLKDADDSHRLWNASQKITNDPDRPAHQDRVKLSEQDTSRSSISCGIDVHDKESIMNLFEDKLDLKVANIAMTLSMSSVTGLADLAEDEIIPKPIPMQISLENISLRLNEDRPPNNITSPGPIPIDLNISKLRIARDMSGVFHIEPVVTTMEENRSNMILSSDNSHVVKNIECETELNILRQSSRQLKLDNEELKRRMGALERLSEENARLMRAKEESDIMRSRLSVAEDSIASLLEEKKILHETITELRNQKLEGSGGSNRASWSIKR; encoded by the exons ATGGTCTCGATTATCAAAAATCAATTGCTGAAACACTTGTCAAG attTACCAAGAATTTATCAGccgataagataaatttaagcaCATTTAAAGGTGAAGGAGAACTGACAAACTTAGAACTTGATGAAATAGTCCTCACAGATTTATTAGAACTGCCATCATGGCTAAAGCTAACTAATGCTTGGTGCAATAAAGTTTCATTTCGCATTCAATGGACCAAACTAAAAAGCGTTCCTATCTTTTTG agttTGGATGAGGTTCATATAGATGTAGAAACATGCGAGGATTTGAGAAGCATGTTTTCCCCACAGGGTATATCATCATATGCAGGTCctacaaaatattcttttatacataaagtAATTGATGGAATAACAGTAGCTGTCAATACTGTATTAGTTACATTTAAAAGTCCTGCATTTATTGCTTCAGTCCag atGAATCGGATTATGGTAGAATCAAAATCAGCAACATGGCAACGTTGTGATCTCAGAACTACTAGAGTGAAGGATCCTGATCGAGGgcaattacttatttttaaagagttaGAATGGCAAACTGTTAGAATAGAAGCTCAAAGTACTaaggataaaaatttgacaccGCTTCGTTTACTGACAAATCAAGCAAGATGTCGAATAACAATAAAGAAGAGGATATCAG attgTTTTGTTATGGGCTCCAGACTAGTAATTATTCTAGATGATCTTTTATGGGTGTTAACAGACTCACAATTGAAAGCTGCACTCCATTTTCTTGACTCTTTGGGTGGTCTTATTGAAAAAGCTACTATTCTTGAGCGAAAAACAAAAGCTGCAAGGAAATTAGAg GTTTTGCCAGAATATCAGGCTCAAATATCTCAACAAAGCAGAACAAAGAATCAATACAATTCAgcgatatcaaaaatatttacaagatatGATGTTGTAGAAACATCATATCATTTTCTTTCACAACGTATTGATCTTCACTTATGTGACGATGCTGGTG gaGGTAGATCATTACATCCTGATCTGAAGGATGGTGGTGCGTTACAAATTTCATTAGTCAAGTttcaaattgattattatccaTACCACCTGGCAATGGCAGATAGAAAGCATTGGGccaaatacaaagaaaatgcCACACCTCATAGTCAATGGTTGCAACAATCATTAAGTTCATTTCGAAGTCAGTTCATGGATCTTATAGATTCTGGTAGAACGCAACATTCTCCTCTAACAAGAAGCCAAGGGAATGTAACAG CTAGTGGTATGAAAGGCTCTGGAGAACATTTGGAGAAGAATAATCAACCACAAAATCCAAATGTAACAACATCCGAGCAGAAGAAATCTCAGCATCCTAGTGGTAATCCAGTGAAAAATTATGTCTTGGAGCAACTTGCTAAACTAATGACGACGTGCATTATTATCAGGATCGacgattttacattatataaagtgACAACAACGTCGCGTAATCCAATACCCAAAGAATTTATCACAG gtGATCGTGATCGATTCAGTCTTCCAGAAGATGTAACAATACTTCATGCTGagtttacttattattattacccaGGAGATATTACCTTTCCAT tgcCACCaccaaaattttatgtacagcTTAATCCTATTCAAATAAACTTTGATGTTTGTTCATGCCTTTGGTTTAATTCTTTTGCATTAAATCTTCATCATTCTCTTATGGGAAAAAACAAACAACTAAGTTCTTcacgtttaatatattttgatgtaaaaatagaGGCTATACTTCCAAGA ATAGTTTTTGAAAGTCAGCAGGAGTATCCAAATCAAAAGGACAGACCAAAGTCTTTGCATATTCAAACTTCCAGAGCATCTATAACGAATGTTCGATCAATGGAAAGATCTTCGAGGGCGGACTTGGCGCAGTGCCTGAATGCGTTTCAGATGGGACAAATGTTTTTTGGTGCAGAATTTCCCAGTAAATCAGGAGACTTCCACGTAGtaacagataaatttttagcGTATTGCGGAG GTACTGATAATATTAGGCAAATACCGCCCAATTTCAGTAGCAATTCCGTAAATGAACTGCTGCGTCAGCTGAGTAGAGAACTCTTGTGGACTGAGGCGAAGGATGTGTGGTGTTGCAATTTCGAACCTGTGTGGGGAGATTTTTTTGGTGCGAGGGCCGTTGGTCAAAATCGACCCGTGCCGTTTCTAGATGCATTTCCTTTGACATTGTGGTGCCACTTTACAGCAAGTTCACCGTCAACTGCGGAAAAGTCTTTGGGTGCCGATATTCATGGATTGGCGTACATAAGCAATCTGGTTAGCGTACAGATAAATCATTATCAATACTTGTTCTTACTCAGATTGTCAGAGATACTTTCCGAAATGGCTACATATTTGGCTGTAGATTCGAATAAGATTTTGAAGATCGAGAGTGGTGGATCGTTGATTATAGGCGCGTTGATACCACAAGTGGAGGTGACATTTGTGATGCCATCGCATACACCCGGTAAGGAGAACTCCGGCGGCGATTTAGAATCCGTTGTGCCTGACTCGTCTAGCATAGCGGACGATCTCATCGGCTCATCCACAGCCTGGCACATGGGTAATGTAAGCGCGCGTGTCGATTTTAGCGCCAAGAGAATGAACACGAGCAACGACGTGGAGACGCCTCAGAGCGAGGCGTCGTCGATGTTGTCAATGGATTATTCACATTCAGTTGCGACATCGCAACCGGTTGTTACTTTCAAGCAAAACGGCACAAAGAAAGGCGATCAGGAGAGTTCGGCTAATCCTGCGATGTGGTGCATTCCCGAGAGTAGCGGATCACAATTTACGGTTGGCGGTACGAGTGACGAAAAAAAACATGCGGTTGAAGCTACGCATAATAAACATAGCAAGTCGGATTCGATCTCGAACACGCCCTTCATTCCGAACAATTTCAACGTCAATCTTTCGTCTATGAAAAAGGGATTCAGCAACTTAATGACGTCAATTGATTCGGCTTTAAAGGCTTCTCCGGAAGACGGTAGTAGCGATACGATGTCTATGAGGAGTGACGTTAGTTCGGACAGCGAAAATTACGTTTTAGTGAACCTTCAAGATCAAGGAAAAATCGATGCGGTATTCGGCATTAATAGTACGATTAGGATTACGGCCGTAGAAGAAGCAACTGAAGTGATAGAAGAAACGCCAGACACGCAAAGTGAAAAATCTATGGACAGTGTATGCAAAAGAAAGGATATA GTTTCCATGGTAACATTCAAATTATCAAAAGTCGAATTTTTACAACAGTCTTGTGGTTATTCGTCTGTCATTAAAGTTCAAGTTTCTAACATTGACAATGATGAGTGTTCATCTATACCCTGGGATGAGTTTCAG ACCAAGTTCAGTTCGCGATCTCGAGGGTGGGTGGAATTACCGTCCGATTCAGACTGCAGATCGCGCATTAAATTACGTTTGgatcataatttaaaagatgcCGACGATTCTCACAGACTTTGGAATGCCAGCCAGAAGATTACTAACGATCCTGATAGACCAGCACATCAGGACCGCGTTAAATTGTCCGAACAGGACACATCCCGTAGTAGCATCTCATGTGGTATCGATGTGCATGACAAAGAGAgcattatgaatttatttgagGACAAATTAGACCTGAAAGTCGCTAACATAGCGATGACATTATCGATGAGCTCGGTGACGGGTTTAGCGGATTTGGCAGAGGACGAAATTATACCTAAACCGATTCCCATGCAG atatccttggaaaatatatcgttACGTTTGAATGAAGATCGTCCCCCGAATAACATAACATCTCCGGGTCCGATTCCCATAGATTTGAATATTTCCAAACTTAGAATAGCGCGGGATATGAGCGGTGTATTTCACATTGAACCAGTTG
- the LOC126858740 gene encoding UHRF1-binding protein 1 isoform X1, whose protein sequence is MVSIIKNQLLKHLSRFTKNLSADKINLSTFKGEGELTNLELDEIVLTDLLELPSWLKLTNAWCNKVSFRIQWTKLKSVPIFLSLDEVHIDVETCEDLRSMFSPQGISSYAGPTKYSFIHKVIDGITVAVNTVLVTFKSPAFIASVQMNRIMVESKSATWQRCDLRTTRVKDPDRGQLLIFKELEWQTVRIEAQSTKDKNLTPLRLLTNQARCRITIKKRISDCFVMGSRLVIILDDLLWVLTDSQLKAALHFLDSLGGLIEKATILERKTKAARKLEVLPEYQAQISQQSRTKNQYNSAISKIFTRYDVVETSYHFLSQRIDLHLCDDAGGGRSLHPDLKDGGALQISLVKFQIDYYPYHLAMADRKHWAKYKENATPHSQWLQQSLSSFRSQFMDLIDSGRTQHSPLTRSQGNVTASGMKGSGEHLEKNNQPQNPNVTTSEQKKSQHPSGNPVKNYVLEQLAKLMTTCIIIRIDDFTLYKVTTTSRNPIPKEFITAQARKKHTPGDRDRFSLPEDVTILHAEFTYYYYPGDITFPLPPPKFYVQLNPIQINFDVCSCLWFNSFALNLHHSLMGKNKQLSSSRLIYFDVKIEAILPRIVFESQQEYPNQKDRPKSLHIQTSRASITNVRSMERSSRADLAQCLNAFQMGQMFFGAEFPSKSGDFHVVTDKFLAYCGGTDNIRQIPPNFSSNSVNELLRQLSRELLWTEAKDVWCCNFEPVWGDFFGARAVGQNRPVPFLDAFPLTLWCHFTASSPSTAEKSLGADIHGLAYISNLVSVQINHYQYLFLLRLSEILSEMATYLAVDSNKILKIESGGSLIIGALIPQVEVTFVMPSHTPGKENSGGDLESVVPDSSSIADDLIGSSTAWHMGNVSARVDFSAKRMNTSNDVETPQSEASSMLSMDYSHSVATSQPVVTFKQNGTKKGDQESSANPAMWCIPESSGSQFTVGGTSDEKKHAVEATHNKHSKSDSISNTPFIPNNFNVNLSSMKKGFSNLMTSIDSALKASPEDGSSDTMSMRSDVSSDSENYVLVNLQDQGKIDAVFGINSTIRITAVEEATEVIEETPDTQSEKSMDSVCKRKDIVSMVTFKLSKVEFLQQSCGYSSVIKVQVSNIDNDECSSIPWDEFQTKFSSRSRGWVELPSDSDCRSRIKLRLDHNLKDADDSHRLWNASQKITNDPDRPAHQDRVKLSEQDTSRSSISCGIDVHDKESIMNLFEDKLDLKVANIAMTLSMSSVTGLADLAEDEIIPKPIPMQISLENISLRLNEDRPPNNITSPGPIPIDLNISKLRIARDMSGVFHIEPVVTTMEENRSNMILSSDNSHVVKNIECETELNILRQSSRQLKLDNEELKRRMGALERLSEENARLMRAKEESDIMRSRLSVAEDSIASLLEEKKILHETITELRNQKLEGSGGSNRASWSIKR, encoded by the exons ATGGTCTCGATTATCAAAAATCAATTGCTGAAACACTTGTCAAG attTACCAAGAATTTATCAGccgataagataaatttaagcaCATTTAAAGGTGAAGGAGAACTGACAAACTTAGAACTTGATGAAATAGTCCTCACAGATTTATTAGAACTGCCATCATGGCTAAAGCTAACTAATGCTTGGTGCAATAAAGTTTCATTTCGCATTCAATGGACCAAACTAAAAAGCGTTCCTATCTTTTTG agttTGGATGAGGTTCATATAGATGTAGAAACATGCGAGGATTTGAGAAGCATGTTTTCCCCACAGGGTATATCATCATATGCAGGTCctacaaaatattcttttatacataaagtAATTGATGGAATAACAGTAGCTGTCAATACTGTATTAGTTACATTTAAAAGTCCTGCATTTATTGCTTCAGTCCag atGAATCGGATTATGGTAGAATCAAAATCAGCAACATGGCAACGTTGTGATCTCAGAACTACTAGAGTGAAGGATCCTGATCGAGGgcaattacttatttttaaagagttaGAATGGCAAACTGTTAGAATAGAAGCTCAAAGTACTaaggataaaaatttgacaccGCTTCGTTTACTGACAAATCAAGCAAGATGTCGAATAACAATAAAGAAGAGGATATCAG attgTTTTGTTATGGGCTCCAGACTAGTAATTATTCTAGATGATCTTTTATGGGTGTTAACAGACTCACAATTGAAAGCTGCACTCCATTTTCTTGACTCTTTGGGTGGTCTTATTGAAAAAGCTACTATTCTTGAGCGAAAAACAAAAGCTGCAAGGAAATTAGAg GTTTTGCCAGAATATCAGGCTCAAATATCTCAACAAAGCAGAACAAAGAATCAATACAATTCAgcgatatcaaaaatatttacaagatatGATGTTGTAGAAACATCATATCATTTTCTTTCACAACGTATTGATCTTCACTTATGTGACGATGCTGGTG gaGGTAGATCATTACATCCTGATCTGAAGGATGGTGGTGCGTTACAAATTTCATTAGTCAAGTttcaaattgattattatccaTACCACCTGGCAATGGCAGATAGAAAGCATTGGGccaaatacaaagaaaatgcCACACCTCATAGTCAATGGTTGCAACAATCATTAAGTTCATTTCGAAGTCAGTTCATGGATCTTATAGATTCTGGTAGAACGCAACATTCTCCTCTAACAAGAAGCCAAGGGAATGTAACAG CTAGTGGTATGAAAGGCTCTGGAGAACATTTGGAGAAGAATAATCAACCACAAAATCCAAATGTAACAACATCCGAGCAGAAGAAATCTCAGCATCCTAGTGGTAATCCAGTGAAAAATTATGTCTTGGAGCAACTTGCTAAACTAATGACGACGTGCATTATTATCAGGATCGacgattttacattatataaagtgACAACAACGTCGCGTAATCCAATACCCAAAGAATTTATCACAG CTCAAGCGAGGAAGAAGCATACACCAG gtGATCGTGATCGATTCAGTCTTCCAGAAGATGTAACAATACTTCATGCTGagtttacttattattattacccaGGAGATATTACCTTTCCAT tgcCACCaccaaaattttatgtacagcTTAATCCTATTCAAATAAACTTTGATGTTTGTTCATGCCTTTGGTTTAATTCTTTTGCATTAAATCTTCATCATTCTCTTATGGGAAAAAACAAACAACTAAGTTCTTcacgtttaatatattttgatgtaaaaatagaGGCTATACTTCCAAGA ATAGTTTTTGAAAGTCAGCAGGAGTATCCAAATCAAAAGGACAGACCAAAGTCTTTGCATATTCAAACTTCCAGAGCATCTATAACGAATGTTCGATCAATGGAAAGATCTTCGAGGGCGGACTTGGCGCAGTGCCTGAATGCGTTTCAGATGGGACAAATGTTTTTTGGTGCAGAATTTCCCAGTAAATCAGGAGACTTCCACGTAGtaacagataaatttttagcGTATTGCGGAG GTACTGATAATATTAGGCAAATACCGCCCAATTTCAGTAGCAATTCCGTAAATGAACTGCTGCGTCAGCTGAGTAGAGAACTCTTGTGGACTGAGGCGAAGGATGTGTGGTGTTGCAATTTCGAACCTGTGTGGGGAGATTTTTTTGGTGCGAGGGCCGTTGGTCAAAATCGACCCGTGCCGTTTCTAGATGCATTTCCTTTGACATTGTGGTGCCACTTTACAGCAAGTTCACCGTCAACTGCGGAAAAGTCTTTGGGTGCCGATATTCATGGATTGGCGTACATAAGCAATCTGGTTAGCGTACAGATAAATCATTATCAATACTTGTTCTTACTCAGATTGTCAGAGATACTTTCCGAAATGGCTACATATTTGGCTGTAGATTCGAATAAGATTTTGAAGATCGAGAGTGGTGGATCGTTGATTATAGGCGCGTTGATACCACAAGTGGAGGTGACATTTGTGATGCCATCGCATACACCCGGTAAGGAGAACTCCGGCGGCGATTTAGAATCCGTTGTGCCTGACTCGTCTAGCATAGCGGACGATCTCATCGGCTCATCCACAGCCTGGCACATGGGTAATGTAAGCGCGCGTGTCGATTTTAGCGCCAAGAGAATGAACACGAGCAACGACGTGGAGACGCCTCAGAGCGAGGCGTCGTCGATGTTGTCAATGGATTATTCACATTCAGTTGCGACATCGCAACCGGTTGTTACTTTCAAGCAAAACGGCACAAAGAAAGGCGATCAGGAGAGTTCGGCTAATCCTGCGATGTGGTGCATTCCCGAGAGTAGCGGATCACAATTTACGGTTGGCGGTACGAGTGACGAAAAAAAACATGCGGTTGAAGCTACGCATAATAAACATAGCAAGTCGGATTCGATCTCGAACACGCCCTTCATTCCGAACAATTTCAACGTCAATCTTTCGTCTATGAAAAAGGGATTCAGCAACTTAATGACGTCAATTGATTCGGCTTTAAAGGCTTCTCCGGAAGACGGTAGTAGCGATACGATGTCTATGAGGAGTGACGTTAGTTCGGACAGCGAAAATTACGTTTTAGTGAACCTTCAAGATCAAGGAAAAATCGATGCGGTATTCGGCATTAATAGTACGATTAGGATTACGGCCGTAGAAGAAGCAACTGAAGTGATAGAAGAAACGCCAGACACGCAAAGTGAAAAATCTATGGACAGTGTATGCAAAAGAAAGGATATA GTTTCCATGGTAACATTCAAATTATCAAAAGTCGAATTTTTACAACAGTCTTGTGGTTATTCGTCTGTCATTAAAGTTCAAGTTTCTAACATTGACAATGATGAGTGTTCATCTATACCCTGGGATGAGTTTCAG ACCAAGTTCAGTTCGCGATCTCGAGGGTGGGTGGAATTACCGTCCGATTCAGACTGCAGATCGCGCATTAAATTACGTTTGgatcataatttaaaagatgcCGACGATTCTCACAGACTTTGGAATGCCAGCCAGAAGATTACTAACGATCCTGATAGACCAGCACATCAGGACCGCGTTAAATTGTCCGAACAGGACACATCCCGTAGTAGCATCTCATGTGGTATCGATGTGCATGACAAAGAGAgcattatgaatttatttgagGACAAATTAGACCTGAAAGTCGCTAACATAGCGATGACATTATCGATGAGCTCGGTGACGGGTTTAGCGGATTTGGCAGAGGACGAAATTATACCTAAACCGATTCCCATGCAG atatccttggaaaatatatcgttACGTTTGAATGAAGATCGTCCCCCGAATAACATAACATCTCCGGGTCCGATTCCCATAGATTTGAATATTTCCAAACTTAGAATAGCGCGGGATATGAGCGGTGTATTTCACATTGAACCAGTTG